In a single window of the Armatimonadota bacterium genome:
- a CDS encoding sigma-70 family RNA polymerase sigma factor has protein sequence MLADYLAELQKIDLLDTAEERDLWYRYRHLGDGDSRLRLIEAYQPLVFKVVMRLRPPEPVVMDMIQEGTIGLIEAVERFDPRRGVRFSTFATYRIRGRVLNALRRGQDVSRQTALNAGLPDPSAEAALLAVEDAAAAERMRAVLSTLPARERTILNATYVEAREPRRVAEELRISLSHFYRLHKQALVRLRGLVGDGPHHLGQARGY, from the coding sequence GTGCTTGCCGACTACCTCGCCGAACTCCAGAAGATCGATCTGCTCGACACCGCGGAGGAACGTGACCTCTGGTACCGCTACCGGCACCTGGGCGACGGCGACAGCCGCCTGCGCCTGATCGAGGCCTACCAGCCGCTGGTCTTCAAAGTGGTGATGCGTCTCCGACCGCCCGAGCCGGTGGTCATGGACATGATCCAGGAGGGCACCATCGGGCTGATCGAGGCCGTGGAGCGCTTCGATCCCCGGCGGGGCGTCCGGTTCTCGACTTTCGCCACCTACCGCATCCGCGGGCGCGTGCTCAACGCGCTGCGGCGCGGCCAGGATGTGTCCCGGCAGACGGCGCTGAACGCCGGGCTCCCCGATCCCTCCGCCGAAGCCGCCCTGCTGGCGGTGGAGGATGCTGCGGCGGCGGAACGCATGCGGGCGGTCCTGTCCACCCTGCCGGCGCGGGAACGCACCATCCTCAACGCGACGTATGTGGAAGCCCGGGAGCCCCGTCGGGTCGCGGAAGAGTTGCGCATCAGCCTGTCGCACTTCTACCGACTCCACAAGCAGGCGCTGGTCCGGCTCCGGGGCCTGGTGGGCGACGGTCCGCATCATCTGGGGCAGGCGCGCGGATACTAA
- a CDS encoding translocation/assembly module TamB domain-containing protein has protein sequence MRRASIIVVIVALLAPLLAARGRTAFAAPLDWVRTRVVEEASRALGRDVEVEAISGDPVRGLVFSGVRVAGPPGRPGGPIFAAARITVTFDVPRLLRDLALRRGVSAGITSVVLERPLLAISRDARGRWNVEDLARRRGVVPAQIAFRGEVVFREGSVVFSDARRLPAPSAAPSSPFSAHFDRVTGALDFSRLPSLGFVLDAVNTDGRTPATLHAAGTVATGGRTLALDLTTGGASIDHWGPYLVPLPWLVWGGGTFDGTLHLLVSPWRRARALDYRGVIQVRDGRAVLLPRRTVLSAIDGRLAVDNLGVATEGMTMTVGGSPLSVRGTVTSVGGVAVDLALRSRALDLRTLQSLLFPRAGVRIAGRAGGEVRVVGPLDSPRVEGEVREASGSINGHPIRDASGRLTYYGGVVVFDHATAAAAGGRLQGHLRLDLDSRRFFLLGSARSVELGALVAAGGPLGPAPAGRVSGMVAAAGDAGSMVIQSRVTAGAGRLFGESFDGIEALIGYDRGRIEIDRFEARQGRSRLHLFGTAGRSGSLDLAVSGTDINLRRVGDRLTAPHPVTGIADVRAQIRGSLRSPVADGVLRARGGSLGPLTFDEVRGPFQVTRTDLSTTGLVLTEGKAHVTARGGLRWAPPGRMDLTLDAAGWPAARVVEIARLPLRAAGTVQGSLRLAGPLRNPKIEGTATLLGGQVAGQRIDRAEAAFRWTGTALDLEALHFRTNASTIGARGRVARNGRIDLTFAARDLDVTDIAAITSDAVAAAGHLDLSGTLSGTLRSPAVSATVASRDLALNGQRFPAAEGLIRYQQGRLTLAPLTLRQDDGAFTLSGTVPLRADASFDLDVAARQARLSTLLGLGRIRSPVAVQGTVSGRLRTSGTLTRPRALLDVTVSDAQLGDQPISEAVLRAELADGIVTLQDLRVRPERGELVGAGRIDLRGESEVEVGGTGLDLDLLRPLLNVRRPLGGTMDATVQLSGTLNDPVVGLSFSAQEGAVGAARFDRLILQAFYRGGQLHIENALLQEDRHKVRLTGTVPFNPARFRFDESRTMALHLDLVDSDLGAVGLLTDRVEEASGPLTGEVDITGTVARPQMRGTVATSGGTLKLRGVAPALEQVTGEVRLSEDTLHTGGVTARMGGGEVSLTGSAGIRNFRLDRLALDLRASGVRLEIPQLYAGLVDAGLRIGGTAAQPEIAGTATLSRGDLYVGSFAARTPDRNGRSGIDSRLNVELVAGDALWVNVGSLRLPAHGAVRAGGTWRAPRLAGEVTADRGTFVAFNHNFTLTEGRATFTEFQGVIPTIDARAETRATVIRPGAQSTRPEVVPVIIYLHVTGTPDNLTLALSSEPPLDRAEIVAALARQVGVTRLLAGESLETVLRAELSAALFGSVGRAVARALGLDEFTIEYATARPLTLRVGRLLIRDLYVTLTTEFTDQRRYIWGLEWRLTPITMFTLSVDNLGALEFLYRLTYRY, from the coding sequence ATGCGCAGAGCTTCGATCATCGTCGTCATCGTCGCCCTCCTTGCGCCGCTCCTCGCTGCCAGGGGCCGGACGGCCTTTGCCGCCCCCCTGGACTGGGTGCGGACCCGCGTCGTCGAGGAGGCCAGCCGGGCCCTGGGTCGCGACGTCGAGGTGGAGGCGATCTCGGGAGACCCGGTTCGCGGGCTGGTGTTCTCCGGCGTCCGGGTCGCCGGTCCCCCGGGGCGGCCGGGCGGGCCGATCTTCGCCGCAGCGCGCATCACCGTGACCTTCGATGTTCCCCGCCTGCTGCGGGACCTGGCGCTGCGCCGTGGGGTGAGTGCCGGCATCACCTCCGTGGTGCTGGAGCGTCCCCTGCTGGCGATCTCCCGTGATGCCCGCGGACGGTGGAACGTCGAGGATCTCGCCCGCCGCAGAGGCGTCGTTCCTGCCCAGATCGCGTTCCGCGGCGAGGTGGTGTTTCGCGAGGGGTCCGTCGTCTTCTCGGATGCGCGCCGCCTCCCGGCGCCCTCCGCGGCTCCGTCGTCCCCCTTCTCCGCGCACTTCGACCGCGTCACCGGCGCCCTGGATTTCAGCCGCCTCCCCTCCCTCGGCTTCGTCCTCGATGCGGTGAACACCGACGGGCGGACGCCGGCGACCCTCCACGCCGCCGGAACGGTTGCCACCGGGGGAAGGACCCTCGCCCTCGACCTCACGACCGGCGGAGCCTCCATCGACCACTGGGGCCCGTATCTCGTGCCGCTGCCCTGGCTGGTCTGGGGCGGGGGGACGTTCGACGGCACCCTGCACCTGCTCGTGTCACCCTGGCGCCGCGCGCGGGCCCTGGACTACCGCGGCGTCATCCAGGTGCGGGACGGCAGGGCCGTGCTCCTTCCCCGCAGGACGGTCCTCTCGGCCATCGACGGCCGGCTCGCCGTGGACAACCTGGGCGTCGCGACCGAGGGGATGACGATGACCGTGGGCGGCTCGCCGCTGTCCGTCCGCGGCACCGTGACCTCTGTCGGAGGGGTGGCGGTAGATCTGGCGCTGCGATCTCGGGCGCTGGACCTGCGCACCCTGCAGTCCCTGCTGTTCCCGCGGGCCGGGGTGCGGATCGCCGGCCGGGCCGGGGGCGAGGTCCGTGTCGTCGGCCCGCTGGACTCTCCCCGGGTGGAGGGCGAGGTCAGGGAGGCTTCGGGAAGCATCAACGGGCACCCGATCCGCGACGCATCCGGCCGGCTCACCTACTACGGCGGCGTGGTGGTGTTCGATCACGCCACTGCTGCGGCAGCCGGCGGGCGGCTGCAGGGGCATCTCCGGCTGGACCTGGACTCGAGGCGATTCTTCCTGTTGGGCAGCGCACGCTCCGTCGAGCTGGGCGCCTTGGTCGCGGCGGGCGGGCCCCTCGGTCCCGCGCCGGCCGGTCGCGTCAGCGGAATGGTCGCTGCGGCCGGCGACGCCGGGTCGATGGTGATCCAGAGCCGCGTCACGGCCGGGGCCGGCCGACTCTTCGGCGAGTCCTTCGACGGGATCGAGGCGCTGATCGGGTACGATCGCGGCCGGATCGAGATCGACCGTTTTGAAGCGCGTCAGGGGAGGAGTCGCCTGCATCTCTTCGGCACGGCCGGGCGGTCCGGTTCCCTCGACCTTGCGGTTTCGGGGACCGACATCAACCTGCGAAGGGTTGGAGACCGGCTCACGGCGCCGCACCCGGTGACAGGGATCGCCGATGTGCGGGCGCAGATCCGGGGATCGCTGCGCTCCCCCGTCGCCGACGGCGTCCTCCGCGCGCGGGGAGGCTCGCTGGGCCCGCTGACCTTCGATGAAGTGCGCGGTCCGTTCCAGGTCACCCGGACGGATCTGAGCACGACCGGGCTGGTCCTCACCGAAGGGAAGGCCCACGTGACGGCCCGGGGCGGACTGCGCTGGGCGCCGCCGGGGAGGATGGATCTGACCCTGGACGCTGCAGGCTGGCCTGCGGCCCGCGTGGTCGAGATCGCCCGGCTACCCCTCCGGGCCGCCGGGACGGTGCAGGGCAGCCTGCGTCTTGCGGGACCACTCCGGAATCCGAAGATCGAAGGGACGGCGACGCTCCTCGGTGGGCAGGTCGCGGGGCAACGCATCGATCGCGCCGAAGCCGCCTTCCGCTGGACGGGCACCGCGCTCGACCTGGAGGCCCTTCATTTCCGGACGAACGCCTCGACGATCGGAGCCCGGGGCCGCGTGGCGCGGAACGGCCGGATCGACCTGACCTTCGCCGCCCGGGATCTGGATGTGACCGACATCGCGGCCATCACCTCGGACGCTGTGGCGGCGGCCGGACACCTCGATCTCAGCGGAACGCTCTCCGGCACCCTCCGCTCTCCCGCGGTCAGCGCCACGGTGGCGAGCCGGGACCTCGCGCTCAACGGGCAGCGGTTCCCCGCCGCCGAAGGCCTCATCCGCTACCAGCAGGGGAGGCTGACCCTCGCCCCGCTCACGCTGCGGCAGGACGACGGGGCGTTCACACTGTCGGGGACCGTCCCGCTGCGTGCCGATGCTTCCTTCGATCTCGACGTCGCGGCGCGCCAGGCCCGTCTGTCCACGCTGCTCGGGCTGGGGCGCATCCGGTCGCCGGTGGCCGTCCAGGGCACCGTCAGCGGGCGGCTCCGGACCTCGGGGACCCTGACCCGGCCCCGCGCCTTGCTGGACGTCACCGTCTCGGACGCGCAGCTGGGAGACCAGCCGATCTCCGAAGCCGTCCTCCGGGCCGAACTGGCCGACGGTATCGTCACCCTGCAGGATCTGCGTGTGAGGCCCGAACGGGGAGAACTCGTCGGGGCGGGGCGCATCGACCTGCGGGGCGAGAGCGAGGTCGAGGTCGGTGGGACGGGTCTGGACCTGGACCTCCTGCGCCCCCTGCTCAATGTCCGCCGCCCGCTGGGCGGGACGATGGACGCGACGGTGCAGCTCAGCGGGACGCTGAACGACCCGGTCGTGGGGTTGTCCTTCAGCGCGCAGGAGGGCGCGGTTGGCGCGGCCCGATTCGACCGCCTGATCCTGCAGGCGTTCTACCGCGGCGGCCAGCTGCACATCGAGAACGCGCTGCTGCAGGAGGACCGCCACAAGGTCCGGCTCACGGGAACGGTCCCCTTCAACCCCGCGCGGTTCCGTTTTGACGAGAGCCGCACCATGGCGCTGCATCTGGACCTGGTGGACTCCGACCTGGGAGCCGTCGGCCTGCTCACGGACCGGGTGGAGGAGGCCTCGGGACCGCTCACCGGGGAGGTGGACATCACGGGGACCGTGGCCCGACCGCAGATGCGGGGGACGGTGGCCACCAGCGGCGGGACGCTGAAACTGCGGGGCGTCGCCCCCGCGCTGGAGCAGGTCACCGGGGAGGTTCGTCTGAGTGAGGACACCCTCCACACCGGCGGCGTCACCGCCCGGATGGGCGGTGGAGAAGTCTCCCTGACGGGTTCAGCCGGGATCCGCAACTTCCGCCTGGACCGCTTGGCCCTGGACCTGAGGGCGTCGGGAGTCCGCCTGGAGATCCCGCAGCTGTACGCCGGGTTGGTGGATGCGGGGCTGCGGATCGGAGGGACGGCGGCGCAGCCGGAGATCGCCGGCACCGCCACCCTCTCCCGCGGCGACCTTTATGTCGGCTCGTTCGCCGCCAGGACCCCCGACCGGAACGGCCGGTCGGGCATCGATTCCCGGCTCAACGTCGAGCTCGTCGCCGGCGACGCCCTGTGGGTGAACGTGGGATCGCTTCGGCTGCCGGCCCACGGCGCCGTCCGTGCCGGGGGGACCTGGCGGGCGCCGCGGCTGGCCGGAGAGGTGACGGCCGACCGTGGAACCTTCGTGGCCTTCAACCACAACTTCACCCTGACCGAAGGCCGCGCCACCTTCACCGAGTTCCAGGGGGTGATACCGACCATCGATGCCCGGGCCGAGACCCGGGCCACCGTCATCCGGCCGGGTGCGCAGTCGACCCGACCCGAGGTCGTGCCCGTGATCATCTACCTGCACGTCACCGGCACGCCCGACAATCTGACGCTGGCCCTGAGCTCAGAGCCGCCTCTGGACCGGGCGGAGATCGTGGCCGCGCTGGCCCGTCAGGTCGGCGTCACCCGGTTGCTGGCCGGCGAGTCGTTGGAGACCGTGCTGCGGGCGGAGCTCAGCGCCGCCCTCTTCGGCTCCGTCGGCCGCGCCGTGGCCCGCGCCCTGGGCCTGGACGAGTTCACCATCGAATACGCCACGGCGCGCCCCCTCACACTGCGCGTGGGACGACTGCTCATCCGGGATCTCTACGTTACCCTGACCACCGAGTTCACCGACCAGCGGCGCTACATCTGGGGCCTGGAATGGCGCCTCACGCCGATCACCATGTTCACCCTCTCGGTGGACAACCTCGGCGCGCTGGAGTTCCTCTACCGGCTCACCTACCGCTATTGA
- a CDS encoding acetyl-CoA carboxylase biotin carboxyl carrier protein subunit, which produces MNRAVLALGAVAVIAVTAAAGPQSGWLDVKSTLAGTVLADDLVEVGARVEDGQPLVYVRTVLTGTKAVAARAPRNGTVREVLVRPGQRVRQGDVVVRIEPR; this is translated from the coding sequence ATGAACCGAGCGGTTCTGGCCCTGGGGGCGGTGGCGGTGATCGCCGTGACGGCGGCGGCGGGGCCGCAGTCCGGCTGGCTGGACGTGAAGAGCACATTGGCCGGCACGGTGCTCGCCGACGACCTGGTGGAGGTCGGCGCGCGCGTCGAGGACGGCCAGCCGCTGGTCTACGTGCGGACGGTGCTGACCGGGACCAAGGCGGTGGCCGCGCGGGCACCCCGGAACGGGACGGTGCGCGAGGTCCTGGTCCGCCCGGGCCAGCGTGTCAGACAGGGGGATGTCGTGGTCCGCATCGAACCACGTTGA
- the wecB gene encoding UDP-N-acetylglucosamine 2-epimerase (non-hydrolyzing), with protein sequence MAAIPIMTVFGTRPEAVKMAPVVLGLREAEEFMPIVTVTGQHREMLDQVTRLFGITPDHDLNIMLPEQSLVDITTRALRGLYRVLGERRPAMVLVQGDAHTTFVGALAAFYHRIPIGHIEAGLRTADKYQPFPEEMNRRMTTVLTDLHFAATPTARTNLLREGVPPQAVVVTGNTVIDALHLVKDRPDIPLPPGLPELRGRRLVLVTTHRRENWGEPLREIYLALVEILDRHPEVELVFSVHRNPAVRRVVGQVLHGHPRAHLIEPPDYGPWVRLMQQAYLILTDSGGIQEEATALGRPALVLRRVTERPEGVAAGTLRLVGTDRRRIVEEASRLLGDPAAYEAMARAHNPYGDGRAAERIVHALRYYFGRTSTPPEEFAG encoded by the coding sequence ATGGCGGCCATCCCCATCATGACCGTTTTCGGCACGCGGCCTGAGGCCGTGAAGATGGCTCCGGTCGTTCTCGGGTTGCGGGAGGCCGAGGAGTTCATGCCCATTGTCACGGTCACGGGCCAGCACCGAGAGATGCTCGATCAGGTGACACGTCTGTTCGGGATCACCCCCGACCACGACCTGAACATCATGCTCCCGGAGCAGTCCCTGGTAGACATCACCACCCGGGCGCTGCGCGGGCTGTATCGCGTCCTGGGTGAGAGGCGTCCGGCGATGGTCCTGGTGCAGGGGGACGCCCACACGACCTTTGTCGGGGCCCTCGCCGCCTTTTACCACCGGATTCCCATCGGCCACATCGAGGCCGGGCTGCGCACCGCCGACAAGTATCAGCCCTTCCCCGAAGAGATGAACCGGCGGATGACGACGGTGCTGACCGACCTGCACTTCGCGGCGACCCCGACGGCCCGGACCAACCTGCTGCGGGAAGGGGTTCCCCCGCAGGCGGTGGTGGTCACGGGGAATACGGTGATCGACGCGCTGCACCTGGTCAAGGATCGACCCGACATCCCCCTCCCCCCGGGCCTGCCCGAGCTGCGGGGCCGGCGTCTCGTGCTGGTCACCACGCACCGCCGCGAGAACTGGGGGGAGCCCCTCCGGGAGATCTACCTGGCGCTGGTGGAGATCCTCGACCGTCATCCCGAGGTCGAACTCGTCTTCTCGGTGCACCGGAATCCCGCGGTGCGGCGGGTCGTGGGACAGGTGCTGCACGGGCACCCTCGGGCGCATCTCATCGAGCCCCCCGACTACGGCCCCTGGGTCCGGTTGATGCAGCAGGCCTATCTCATCCTGACCGATTCCGGGGGGATCCAGGAGGAGGCCACGGCGCTGGGGCGTCCGGCTCTGGTCCTTCGCCGGGTGACGGAGCGCCCCGAAGGTGTCGCCGCCGGAACGCTGCGGCTGGTGGGGACCGATCGGCGGCGGATCGTGGAGGAGGCCAGCCGGCTGCTGGGCGACCCCGCGGCCTATGAGGCCATGGCCCGCGCCCACAACCCCTACGGCGACGGGCGGGCGGCGGAACGGATCGTCCACGCCCTGCGTTACTACTTCGGACGCACCTCCACGCCTCCGGAGGAGTTCGCGGGCTAG
- a CDS encoding MraY family glycosyltransferase has translation MSLPAYALAGLLALLVTYALSVEMQWIGRRLGAVALPGGRHIHTAPIPRMGGLAIFAGVILALLIGLPIDQPVTLVREPRYVILAVPYRPLSAPLMGLLLGAVAVTGLGAVDDLRPLPGRVKFPLIYAAASVPVFFGMTTPFLTNPFTGTVIPLGVVGHLFTVLWLGSLAIAMNEIDGVDGLAAGVSAITAVTLLLAAAARGDTGMMTVVAAVAGASVGFLRHNFHPARIFMGDSGSMLLGYLLGAAAVEGLFKSVTALSLAVPVLALAIPILDTGYAIIRRYRTGVSIFLPDRGHLHHRLLDRGLTQRQTVLVLYLCSAVLGLGGLAVAGINRSASLLLLGAIVLLLLIVARHLGLLRARRRTKELTEPLP, from the coding sequence ATGAGCCTTCCTGCCTACGCCCTGGCCGGTCTCCTCGCCCTGCTCGTCACCTACGCCCTGAGCGTGGAGATGCAGTGGATCGGGCGTCGGCTGGGGGCCGTCGCCCTCCCCGGCGGCCGACACATCCATACGGCGCCGATCCCGCGGATGGGCGGGCTGGCGATTTTTGCCGGCGTCATCCTGGCCCTGCTGATCGGGTTGCCCATCGACCAACCCGTCACCCTGGTCCGCGAGCCGCGCTATGTAATCCTGGCCGTGCCCTACCGGCCGCTGTCTGCTCCGCTTATGGGGCTGCTGCTCGGCGCCGTCGCCGTGACCGGACTGGGGGCGGTGGACGACCTCCGTCCCCTCCCGGGACGGGTGAAGTTCCCGCTGATCTACGCCGCGGCGTCGGTCCCGGTCTTTTTCGGCATGACCACGCCCTTTCTGACCAACCCCTTCACCGGCACGGTCATCCCCCTGGGGGTCGTCGGCCACCTCTTCACCGTCCTGTGGCTGGGTTCGCTGGCCATCGCCATGAACGAGATCGACGGGGTGGACGGGCTGGCCGCCGGGGTCTCCGCGATCACGGCGGTCACGCTGCTGCTCGCCGCCGCCGCCCGCGGCGATACCGGGATGATGACCGTCGTGGCCGCCGTGGCCGGGGCCAGCGTCGGATTCCTCCGGCACAACTTCCACCCCGCACGCATCTTCATGGGGGACAGCGGATCGATGCTCCTCGGATACCTCCTGGGTGCGGCGGCGGTAGAGGGGTTGTTCAAGTCGGTGACGGCGCTCAGTCTGGCCGTGCCCGTTCTGGCCCTGGCCATCCCGATCCTGGACACCGGCTATGCCATCATCCGGCGCTACCGCACCGGGGTCTCGATCTTCCTCCCCGATCGCGGGCACCTCCACCACCGCCTGCTGGACCGCGGACTGACCCAGCGCCAGACCGTGCTCGTGCTCTATCTCTGCAGCGCCGTCCTCGGATTGGGCGGGCTGGCTGTCGCCGGGATCAACCGCAGCGCCTCACTCCTTCTCCTGGGCGCGATCGTCCTGCTGCTCCTCATCGTGGCCCGGCATCTGGGCCTGCTGCGGGCGCGCCGGCGGACGAAGGAACTCACCGAGCCGCTACCCTGA
- a CDS encoding ribose-phosphate pyrophosphokinase, which produces MSRQTLPAEPRPAPSPRSAGARLKLFSGSGNPQLSREIAEALGVPLADLSIFRYADGEVGVRIEESVRGEDVFVIQPTCPPVNENLMELLVIVDALRRASADRITAVLPYFGYARQDRKMRPREPISAKLVANLLTAAGCHRLLAVDLHAGQLWGFFDIPLDHLPSRMILADYFAAKHLENVVVVSPDVGGVPRAREFAKHLGAPIAIIDKRRDRPNDVKEVVHVIGKVYRRTAIIVDDIIDTAGTLTMGAQALWRRGVAAVYACATHAIFSGPAVQRLAHSRIAEVVVTNTIPLPPEKLMDKVTVLSVAPLLAEAIRRIHLDTSVSELFERA; this is translated from the coding sequence ATGTCTCGACAGACGCTGCCCGCTGAGCCCCGCCCGGCGCCCTCTCCGCGGAGCGCGGGTGCGCGGCTGAAACTCTTCAGCGGCAGCGGCAATCCCCAGTTGAGCCGCGAGATTGCCGAGGCGCTGGGCGTCCCGCTGGCCGACCTGAGCATCTTTCGCTACGCCGACGGCGAGGTGGGGGTGCGGATCGAGGAGAGCGTGCGCGGCGAGGACGTGTTCGTCATCCAGCCCACCTGCCCGCCGGTCAATGAGAACCTCATGGAGCTGCTCGTCATCGTCGACGCCCTGCGCCGCGCCTCCGCCGACCGCATCACCGCAGTGTTGCCCTACTTCGGCTACGCCCGCCAGGACCGCAAGATGCGTCCCCGGGAGCCGATCTCGGCCAAGCTGGTGGCCAACCTGCTCACCGCGGCGGGCTGCCACCGCCTTCTGGCCGTGGACCTGCACGCCGGGCAGCTGTGGGGCTTCTTCGATATCCCGCTGGACCACCTGCCGAGCCGGATGATCCTGGCCGACTACTTCGCCGCCAAGCACCTGGAGAACGTCGTCGTGGTCTCTCCCGACGTCGGCGGGGTGCCGCGGGCGCGGGAGTTCGCCAAACACCTGGGGGCGCCCATCGCCATCATCGACAAACGCCGGGATCGGCCCAACGACGTGAAGGAGGTCGTCCATGTCATCGGCAAGGTGTACCGGCGGACGGCGATTATCGTGGACGACATCATCGACACGGCCGGCACGCTGACCATGGGCGCGCAGGCGCTGTGGCGGCGCGGCGTGGCGGCGGTCTACGCCTGCGCCACCCACGCCATCTTCTCCGGTCCCGCCGTGCAGCGCCTGGCGCACAGCCGGATCGCCGAGGTGGTGGTGACCAACACCATTCCCCTTCCGCCGGAAAAGCTCATGGACAAGGTGACGGTCCTCTCGGTGGCGCCCCTCCTGGCCGAGGCCATCCGGCGGATCCACCTGGACACGTCGGTCAGCGAACTCTTCGAGCGCGCCTGA
- the glmU gene encoding bifunctional UDP-N-acetylglucosamine diphosphorylase/glucosamine-1-phosphate N-acetyltransferase GlmU, which translates to MGQARAVVLAAGQGKRMRSDLPKVLHTLCGQPLLSHVLDALEGAGLSRPVVVIGHGADSVRTVVGTRGECVEQREPLGTGHAVMQAVPLLDAGDGPILILYGDTPLLRSATITALLERHRSSGAAATILTAHLADPAGYGRVLRAPDGSVARIVEEADASAGDAGVREINAGSYVFEPEALREALTHLRPDNAQGEYYLTDTVAWLLGAGRKVSALPAPAEEAMGVNSRRDLAAAEAVMRRRVLDRLMDEGVTIVDPATTYVHVGVVVGPDTVIHPQTYLEGKTTIGRACVIGPQARLQDSRVGDRVVIEASTVVGSEIGEGSRVGPYSRLRPGSRIGRFVEIGNYAEIKNSTIGDYTKVHHMSYIGDATLGARVNIGAGTVTCNYDGRRKHQTVIEDEAFIGSDSMLIAPVRVGRGAVTGAGSVVNRDVPPGGVAVGVPARVIRYVSTDAAR; encoded by the coding sequence ATGGGGCAAGCACGCGCCGTGGTGCTGGCGGCAGGGCAGGGGAAGCGGATGCGCTCCGACCTTCCCAAGGTCCTCCACACGCTGTGCGGCCAGCCGCTGCTGAGTCACGTCCTGGACGCGCTGGAGGGGGCGGGGCTGTCCCGTCCGGTGGTGGTGATCGGCCACGGCGCGGACAGCGTGCGCACCGTGGTGGGAACGCGGGGGGAGTGCGTGGAGCAGCGGGAGCCGCTGGGCACGGGGCACGCCGTGATGCAGGCCGTCCCCCTGCTCGACGCCGGCGACGGCCCGATCCTGATCCTGTACGGGGATACCCCGCTGCTGCGGTCGGCGACCATCACCGCACTGCTGGAGCGGCACCGGAGTTCGGGCGCTGCGGCCACCATCCTCACCGCTCATCTGGCCGATCCCGCCGGCTACGGCCGGGTCCTGCGGGCCCCGGACGGCAGCGTGGCGCGCATCGTGGAAGAGGCGGATGCCTCGGCCGGGGACGCCGGGGTCCGCGAGATCAACGCCGGCAGCTATGTGTTCGAGCCCGAGGCGCTGCGCGAGGCGCTGACGCACCTCCGGCCGGACAACGCCCAGGGGGAGTACTACCTCACCGACACCGTCGCCTGGCTGCTGGGGGCGGGCCGCAAGGTGAGCGCCCTTCCGGCGCCGGCGGAGGAGGCGATGGGGGTCAACTCCCGCCGCGACCTGGCGGCGGCGGAGGCCGTGATGCGGCGGCGGGTGCTGGACCGCCTGATGGACGAGGGGGTGACGATCGTGGATCCGGCCACGACCTACGTCCATGTAGGCGTCGTGGTCGGGCCGGACACCGTCATCCACCCGCAGACCTACCTGGAGGGGAAGACGACCATCGGGCGGGCCTGCGTCATCGGACCGCAGGCGCGCCTGCAGGACAGCCGGGTCGGGGACCGGGTCGTCATCGAGGCCTCCACCGTCGTGGGCAGTGAGATCGGCGAGGGCTCGCGGGTCGGTCCCTACAGCCGCCTGCGCCCGGGCAGCCGGATCGGGCGCTTCGTCGAGATCGGCAACTACGCCGAGATCAAGAACTCGACCATCGGCGACTACACCAAGGTCCACCACATGAGTTATATCGGGGACGCCACCCTGGGCGCGCGGGTGAACATCGGCGCCGGCACCGTGACCTGCAACTACGACGGCCGCCGCAAGCACCAGACGGTGATCGAGGACGAGGCCTTCATCGGCAGCGACAGCATGCTGATCGCGCCGGTGCGCGTGGGCCGCGGGGCGGTGACCGGCGCGGGCTCGGTGGTGAACCGGGACGTTCCCCCGGGCGGCGTGGCGGTCGGCGTCCCGGCCAGGGTGATCAGGTATGTCTCGACAGACGCTGCCCGCTGA